Proteins from a genomic interval of Spiroplasma diminutum CUAS-1:
- the gyrB gene encoding DNA topoisomerase (ATP-hydrolyzing) subunit B, whose amino-acid sequence MENNKYGASQIQVLEGLEAVRKRPGMYIGNTNKVGLHHMIWEILDNSVDEALAGFCDEISIFITDENEIIIKDNGRGIPVDIHPKTKKTTLETIFTVLHAGGKFDESTYKVSGGLHGVGASVVNALSLYVEAMISRDGKIYQQKFYDGGTKATEIKEIGISDSNGSIIRFKPDPEIFKETTEFDFKIIQNKIRQLAFLNKKLKLNLYDQRNDKFLTYVFEDGIKDYIKEINSGKEKVHDEIFYVSNNLNDIEVEISIQYNETYDENVFSFCNNIFTSEGGSHEEGFKTALLKSINSYTNDLKNFKGNKFTWDDLKEGIVSVISIKHRDPLYEGQTKAKLSNLDAKESVAEILNEGFKEFLLKNPNDAKKIIEKILISQKARKAAQRAREDTRRKSAIDNFSLPGKLADCESKNIDECELYLVEGDSAGGSAKTGRNRKTQAILSLRGKVLNVEKVKQSKVFDNNEIQSIIAAVGVGVKNDINLKKLRYGKIIIMTDADVDGAHIRVLLLTFFYRYMKDLILNGNVYIAQPPLYKIDAGKNNVDYAYNDLELEQLKESKYNELKYTIQRYKGLGEMDPIQLWETTMDPERRTMIQIKVEDAFLANEVFSSLMGENVDLRKQFITENAQFVENIDI is encoded by the coding sequence ATGGAAAATAATAAGTATGGAGCTAGTCAAATTCAAGTTCTTGAAGGATTAGAAGCTGTTAGAAAAAGACCTGGTATGTATATTGGAAATACTAATAAAGTGGGTCTTCATCATATGATTTGAGAAATTTTAGATAATTCTGTTGATGAAGCATTAGCAGGTTTTTGTGATGAAATATCTATTTTTATTACCGATGAAAATGAAATAATAATAAAAGATAATGGAAGAGGAATTCCGGTGGATATTCATCCTAAAACAAAAAAAACTACATTAGAAACTATTTTTACAGTTTTACATGCTGGTGGGAAGTTCGATGAGTCTACTTATAAAGTATCAGGTGGACTACATGGAGTTGGTGCTTCAGTAGTAAATGCATTGTCTCTATATGTTGAAGCAATGATTTCAAGAGATGGAAAAATATATCAACAAAAATTTTATGATGGTGGAACTAAAGCAACAGAAATAAAAGAAATTGGAATTTCTGACTCAAATGGTTCTATTATAAGATTTAAACCTGATCCAGAAATTTTTAAAGAAACAACAGAATTTGATTTTAAAATAATTCAAAATAAAATAAGACAATTAGCTTTTCTAAATAAGAAACTTAAATTAAATTTATATGATCAAAGAAATGATAAATTTTTGACTTATGTTTTTGAAGATGGAATTAAAGATTATATAAAAGAAATTAATAGTGGAAAAGAAAAAGTACATGATGAAATTTTTTATGTATCAAATAATTTAAATGATATTGAAGTTGAAATTTCAATTCAATATAATGAAACATACGATGAGAATGTCTTTTCATTCTGTAATAATATTTTTACTTCTGAAGGTGGTTCACATGAAGAAGGATTTAAAACAGCTTTATTAAAATCTATTAATTCATATACAAATGATTTAAAAAATTTTAAAGGAAACAAATTTACTTGAGATGATTTAAAAGAAGGAATTGTTTCAGTAATTTCAATTAAACATAGAGATCCTTTATATGAGGGACAAACAAAAGCTAAATTATCAAATCTTGACGCAAAAGAGTCTGTTGCAGAAATTTTAAATGAAGGGTTTAAAGAATTTTTACTTAAAAATCCAAATGATGCAAAAAAAATTATTGAAAAAATTTTAATTTCTCAAAAAGCAAGAAAAGCTGCTCAAAGAGCAAGAGAAGATACTAGAAGAAAATCAGCAATTGATAATTTCTCACTTCCTGGAAAATTAGCTGACTGTGAATCAAAAAATATTGATGAATGTGAATTATATCTTGTAGAGGGAGATTCTGCTGGTGGAAGTGCAAAAACTGGAAGAAACAGAAAAACTCAAGCAATACTTTCTTTAAGAGGAAAAGTATTAAATGTTGAAAAAGTAAAGCAATCAAAAGTATTTGATAATAATGAAATTCAATCAATAATTGCAGCTGTTGGAGTCGGAGTAAAAAATGATATCAATCTTAAAAAATTGAGATATGGAAAAATTATTATTATGACTGACGCTGATGTGGATGGTGCTCATATTCGAGTTTTACTTTTAACTTTTTTCTATAGATATATGAAGGATTTAATTTTAAATGGTAATGTTTATATTGCTCAACCACCATTATATAAAATTGATGCTGGAAAAAATAATGTTGACTATGCATACAATGATTTAGAACTTGAACAATTAAAAGAAAGCAAATATAACGAATTAAAATATACAATTCAGAGATATAAAGGACTTGGAGAAATGGATCCAATTCAATTGTGAGAAACTACAATGGATCCTGAAAGAAGAACTATGATTCAAATTAAAGTAGAAGATGCATTTTTAGCAAATGAAGTTTTTTCTAGTTTAATGGGAGAAAATGTTGACTTAAGAAAACAATTTATTACAGAAAATGCGCAATTTGTAGAAAATATAGATATTTAA
- the gyrA gene encoding DNA topoisomerase (ATP-hydrolyzing) subunit A has translation MNDIKHGRILEIDIKNEVEKDFLEYSMSVIVSRALPDLKDGLKPVHRRIIYAMNDLKITSDTPHKKSARIVGEVIGKYHPHGDSSVYEAMVRMSQDFSYRYPLVEGHGNFGSIDGDGAAAMRYTEARLSKITSVLLKDIDMDTVPFIDNYDASEKEPKYLTGYFPNLLVNGATGIAVGMATNIPPHNLREIIGAIVAYIKNDQITIDEILTYIKGPDFPTGALMTNGKSMIDGYKTGKGNLIIRSKIDIEDTGKHQRIVISEIPYQTNKLKIVEKIAELYKNKIIGGISDIRDESNYEGIRIVVELSKNSNPQLIIKKLYKYTNLQSSFAINMLSLNNGIPVVLNIRDIIKFYVKHQIEMILKRSVFERNKLNSRLHILNAIRVTLDHIDEIIKIIKESKTTEIANEKLFEAFGFDDKQSKAILDMRLQRLVGLEREKVELDIKNIEIRISELDEILASKDRQNNLLIEQLEDIAKKFGDDRRTKIIEEDETQIDEEELIQDSQMLITLSGEGYIRRLSNEEFKTQKRGGKGVIINSNQDDNIVIAKVGKTKDDVLFFSDEGKVYRIKAYNITQFSRNARGVPIINFIGINSSEKITSILSLKDKKNIYKYLLFITQNGVVKKVEIEEFNRINNFGKIAINLDEGDKLVSVIPTVGESEILIASQNGKIIKVNENDFRPMSRSSRGVKGMGLDKNDVVVSSCSSYKNECVVTISDKGIVKKTLISEYNIFGRGAKGVVGMKLSDKTGKFKSVLPIRETDEILMISSKGKAIKIGAQDINLQSRNSTGVIGFNLDEDEYITAATLEWNKGE, from the coding sequence ATGAATGATATTAAACATGGTCGTATTTTAGAAATTGATATTAAAAATGAAGTAGAAAAAGATTTTTTAGAATACTCAATGAGTGTTATTGTTAGTCGTGCCCTACCTGATTTAAAAGATGGATTAAAACCAGTTCATAGAAGAATTATTTATGCTATGAATGATTTGAAAATTACATCTGATACACCACATAAAAAATCTGCACGTATTGTTGGTGAAGTAATTGGTAAATATCATCCACATGGTGATTCATCAGTTTATGAAGCAATGGTTAGAATGTCGCAAGATTTTTCATATAGATATCCACTTGTTGAGGGACATGGTAATTTTGGTTCTATTGATGGTGATGGAGCTGCAGCTATGCGTTATACTGAAGCAAGACTTTCCAAAATCACTTCAGTATTATTAAAAGATATTGATATGGATACAGTTCCGTTTATTGATAATTATGATGCTTCTGAAAAAGAACCAAAATATTTAACAGGATACTTTCCAAATCTTTTAGTAAATGGTGCAACTGGTATTGCTGTTGGTATGGCAACCAATATTCCACCTCATAATTTAAGAGAGATAATTGGTGCTATTGTTGCTTATATAAAAAATGATCAAATAACAATTGATGAAATTTTAACTTATATTAAAGGCCCTGATTTTCCAACAGGTGCTCTTATGACAAATGGTAAGAGCATGATAGATGGATATAAAACAGGAAAAGGAAATCTTATAATAAGGTCAAAAATTGATATTGAAGATACAGGAAAACATCAAAGAATTGTTATAAGTGAGATCCCATATCAAACAAACAAATTAAAAATAGTTGAAAAAATAGCTGAACTTTATAAGAATAAAATTATAGGTGGTATATCAGATATTAGAGATGAATCAAACTATGAAGGGATTAGAATTGTTGTTGAACTTTCAAAAAATTCAAATCCACAATTAATAATTAAAAAACTTTATAAGTATACTAATTTGCAATCAAGTTTTGCAATTAATATGTTGTCACTTAATAATGGAATTCCTGTTGTTTTAAATATAAGAGATATTATTAAATTTTATGTAAAACATCAAATTGAAATGATTCTTAAAAGAAGTGTTTTTGAAAGAAATAAATTAAATTCAAGATTACATATTTTAAATGCAATTAGAGTTACGTTAGATCATATTGATGAAATTATAAAAATAATTAAAGAATCAAAAACAACAGAAATAGCAAATGAAAAATTATTTGAAGCATTTGGTTTTGATGATAAACAATCAAAAGCAATTTTAGATATGAGACTTCAAAGATTGGTTGGTCTTGAAAGAGAAAAAGTTGAACTTGATATAAAAAATATTGAAATTAGAATTTCTGAACTTGATGAAATTTTGGCTTCGAAGGATAGACAAAATAATTTATTAATTGAACAGCTTGAAGATATTGCAAAAAAATTTGGTGATGATAGAAGAACAAAAATTATTGAAGAAGATGAAACACAAATTGATGAAGAAGAATTAATTCAAGATTCACAAATGCTAATAACTTTATCTGGAGAAGGATATATTAGAAGATTATCCAATGAAGAATTCAAAACACAAAAACGTGGAGGTAAAGGTGTAATCATTAATAGTAATCAAGATGATAATATTGTTATTGCAAAAGTTGGTAAAACTAAAGATGATGTCTTGTTTTTCAGTGATGAAGGAAAAGTTTATAGAATTAAGGCATACAATATTACACAATTTTCTAGAAATGCACGTGGTGTTCCAATAATCAATTTTATAGGAATAAATTCTTCAGAAAAAATTACTTCAATTTTATCTTTAAAAGATAAAAAAAATATTTATAAATATTTATTATTTATAACTCAAAATGGAGTAGTTAAAAAAGTTGAAATTGAAGAATTCAACAGAATTAATAATTTTGGAAAAATTGCTATTAACCTTGATGAAGGAGATAAATTAGTTTCTGTTATTCCAACAGTTGGCGAATCAGAAATCTTAATTGCATCTCAAAATGGAAAAATAATTAAAGTTAATGAAAATGATTTCAGACCAATGTCTAGATCTTCTAGAGGTGTTAAAGGTATGGGATTAGATAAAAATGATGTTGTTGTTTCTTCATGTTCAAGTTATAAAAATGAATGTGTTGTAACAATATCTGATAAAGGAATTGTAAAAAAAACACTTATAAGTGAATATAATATTTTTGGTAGAGGTGCTAAAGGTGTTGTTGGAATGAAATTAAGTGACAAAACAGGAAAATTTAAATCTGTATTGCCAATAAGAGAAACAGATGAAATCTTAATGATTTCATCAAAAGGTAAAGCAATTAAAATTGGAGCTCAGGATATAAATCTTCAATCAAGAAATTCAACAGGAGTAATTGGATTTAATTTGGATGAAGATGAATATATAACAGCTGCGACATTAGAATGAAACAAAGGTGAATAA
- the serS gene encoding serine--tRNA ligase, producing MLDINKIEIDFDKVYSNLKKRNKDFKNELDEVVKLNSQRKKITFEVEELKSEKNKMSKEIGNLARENKQEEIEKIKNSVSKINLKIEELDIELKTINDELNLKLSYIPNIPNENIPLGIDDNDNIEIKKWGSENLKNNGEAHWEIASKLKLVDFELGSKLSGSRFVVYTNKGAKMIRALTDILITRHTNNGYKEMWLPLIVNKENMYGTGQLPKFEEDAYKLDNQYLIPTSEVPLTNTVRDKILDKSELPIYLTAFTQCFRREAGSAGRDTKGLIRLHQFNKVEMVKITDSESSYEELEKMLLDAEHCLQLFNLPYRVVELCGGDIGFSSAKTYDLEVWFPNQNKYREISSCSNCLDFQAKRIMTRYKNEHGKNEYVHTLNGSGLAIDRLFAAIMENYYDGEKLILPEILKPYFENQDFLK from the coding sequence ATGTTAGATATAAATAAAATTGAAATTGATTTTGACAAAGTTTATTCAAACTTGAAAAAAAGAAATAAAGATTTTAAAAACGAATTAGATGAAGTTGTTAAATTAAATTCACAAAGAAAAAAAATTACTTTTGAAGTGGAAGAACTGAAATCTGAAAAAAATAAAATGTCAAAAGAAATTGGGAATTTAGCAAGAGAAAATAAACAAGAAGAAATTGAAAAAATAAAAAATTCAGTTTCAAAAATAAATTTAAAAATTGAAGAACTTGATATAGAATTAAAAACTATAAATGATGAATTAAATCTAAAATTAAGTTATATACCAAATATTCCAAATGAAAATATTCCATTAGGAATTGATGATAATGATAATATTGAGATTAAAAAATGGGGATCTGAAAATTTAAAAAATAACGGAGAAGCACATTGAGAAATTGCTTCAAAACTTAAACTAGTAGATTTTGAACTTGGATCTAAATTATCTGGATCTAGATTTGTTGTGTATACAAATAAAGGCGCAAAAATGATTAGAGCTCTTACAGATATTTTAATTACTAGACATACAAATAATGGTTATAAAGAAATGTGATTGCCATTAATTGTTAATAAAGAAAACATGTATGGAACTGGACAACTTCCTAAATTTGAAGAAGATGCATATAAATTGGATAATCAATATTTAATCCCTACTTCAGAAGTTCCATTAACAAATACAGTAAGAGATAAAATTTTAGATAAATCAGAGTTACCAATATATTTAACTGCATTTACACAATGTTTTAGAAGAGAAGCTGGAAGTGCAGGAAGAGATACAAAGGGATTAATAAGATTACATCAATTTAATAAAGTTGAAATGGTAAAAATTACAGATAGTGAATCATCATATGAAGAACTAGAAAAAATGTTATTAGATGCTGAACACTGTTTACAATTATTTAATCTTCCTTATAGAGTAGTTGAATTATGTGGTGGCGATATTGGTTTTTCATCAGCAAAAACATATGACTTAGAAGTTTGATTTCCAAATCAAAATAAATATAGAGAGATATCTTCATGTTCAAATTGTTTGGATTTTCAGGCAAAGAGAATTATGACAAGATATAAAAATGAACATGGAAAAAACGAATATGTTCATACACTTAATGGATCAGGATTAGCTATAGATAGATTATTTGCAGCAATAATGGAAAACTATTATGATGGTGAAAAGTTAATACTTCCTGAAATTTTAAAACCATATTTTGAAAATCAAGATTTCTTAAAATAA
- a CDS encoding deaminase: MEDIYSTLLNELGKCEKSKDVPVSALLLNTKNEIVAKSFNSRQKKYSFTNHAEVCVLNKIYKKRKTKNLSDYILITTLKPCLMCITIIEQANIKEVRYFLENFKCNYNRIETKINFEKIGSQEQCNELEKYLKEFFLELRK, from the coding sequence ATGGAAGATATTTATAGTACACTTCTCAATGAATTAGGAAAATGTGAAAAGAGCAAAGATGTTCCTGTCTCAGCTCTATTACTTAATACTAAAAATGAAATAGTTGCTAAAAGTTTTAATAGTAGACAAAAAAAATATAGTTTTACAAATCATGCTGAGGTGTGTGTTTTAAACAAAATATATAAGAAAAGGAAGACTAAAAATTTATCTGATTATATTTTAATTACAACCTTAAAGCCTTGTTTAATGTGTATTACAATTATTGAGCAAGCTAATATAAAAGAAGTCAGATATTTTTTGGAAAATTTTAAATGCAATTATAATAGAATAGAAACTAAAATAAATTTTGAAAAAATTGGTAGTCAAGAACAATGTAATGAACTAGAAAAATATTTAAAAGAATTCTTTTTAGAATTAAGGAAATAA
- the dnaX gene encoding DNA polymerase III subunit gamma/tau, whose translation MENKKSLYREYRPKNFDQVAGHEGIKEILISQIKTNSFGHALLFSGQRGTGKTSIAKIFAKVVNCQNLDGYNPCDECLSCKEFNSNSHSDIFEIDAASNNGVEEIRNIKSNISLLPSFSKYKVYIIDEVHMLSNSAFNALLKTLEEPPKHVLFVLATTEFSKIPATIISRCQLFNFKRIAQISLENKVNEICEKEGKKITQDALNEIYYMSDGSLRDALNYLEQSITISTEEVNIEILKKIFYIATKNEKIEIIRNVIEGKTKEIISYFEKANNQGIDFQTMTLSLLNILKEIIEVKLTEDINFLVNINENDYEFFKNIDIKIFFDLSDNIADSYTKSKNSNISFQYILINILKTVANKQLISVLKSNELNDNFSIIHENNLEISKVKIVGPEIVEPEIVEPEIVEPEIVEPEIVEPEIVEPEIVEEQNIERNNEEKPKLENEINDFFISEDESKFLKLQMKLLISESNYYKNIIDFTNDQIINVLVGANKESRGYYEEKFNNIFSPESINNNSEYIQNFIMFYGTKITAASADSLIIVSEERTISKWINNKLQNEKNRKLVFSYFKREVKIICLDKKRWAEIKIDFMDRKNNNKLNNYSTVSTEEFYSNLTLNIDEEENEYLKRAKELLGNQNIKVVD comes from the coding sequence ATGGAAAACAAAAAATCACTTTATAGAGAATATAGACCTAAAAATTTTGATCAAGTCGCAGGTCACGAAGGAATTAAAGAAATATTAATTTCTCAAATAAAAACAAATTCATTTGGACATGCTCTATTATTTTCTGGTCAAAGAGGAACTGGTAAAACATCAATAGCAAAAATATTTGCGAAAGTAGTTAATTGTCAAAATTTAGATGGTTATAATCCATGTGATGAATGTTTGAGTTGTAAAGAATTTAATTCTAATTCTCATTCAGATATATTTGAGATTGATGCTGCTTCAAATAATGGAGTTGAAGAGATAAGAAATATAAAATCTAATATTTCATTATTACCGAGTTTTTCAAAATATAAAGTCTATATAATTGATGAAGTTCATATGTTATCTAATTCAGCTTTTAATGCTTTACTTAAAACATTAGAAGAGCCACCTAAACATGTACTGTTTGTTTTAGCAACAACTGAATTTTCAAAAATTCCTGCAACTATAATTTCTAGATGTCAGTTATTTAATTTTAAGAGAATTGCTCAAATATCTCTAGAAAATAAAGTAAATGAAATTTGTGAAAAAGAAGGTAAAAAAATAACACAAGATGCTCTTAATGAAATATATTATATGTCTGATGGCTCTTTAAGGGATGCATTAAATTATTTGGAACAATCAATAACAATATCAACAGAAGAAGTAAATATAGAAATTCTGAAAAAGATATTTTATATTGCTACAAAAAATGAAAAAATTGAAATAATAAGAAATGTTATTGAAGGAAAGACAAAAGAGATTATTTCATATTTTGAAAAGGCAAATAATCAGGGAATAGATTTTCAAACTATGACACTTAGTTTATTAAATATATTAAAAGAAATAATAGAAGTCAAATTAACAGAAGACATTAATTTTTTAGTAAATATAAATGAAAATGATTATGAGTTTTTTAAGAATATTGATATTAAAATATTTTTTGATCTTTCAGATAATATAGCTGATTCATATACAAAATCAAAAAATTCAAATATAAGTTTTCAATATATTTTAATAAATATACTTAAAACAGTTGCTAATAAACAACTTATAAGTGTTTTAAAAAGTAATGAATTAAATGATAATTTTTCAATTATTCATGAAAATAATTTAGAAATTTCTAAAGTAAAAATAGTTGGACCTGAAATAGTTGAACCTGAAATAGTTGAACCTGAAATAGTTGAACCTGAAATAGTTGAACCTGAAATAGTTGAACCTGAAATAGTTGAACCTGAAATAGTTGAAGAGCAAAATATTGAACGCAATAATGAAGAAAAACCAAAATTGGAAAATGAAATTAATGATTTTTTCATTTCAGAAGATGAATCAAAATTTTTAAAACTTCAAATGAAATTGTTAATATCTGAATCTAATTACTATAAAAATATAATCGATTTTACAAATGATCAAATTATTAATGTTCTTGTAGGTGCAAATAAGGAATCTAGAGGATATTATGAAGAAAAATTTAATAATATATTTTCCCCAGAATCTATAAATAATAATTCTGAATATATTCAAAATTTTATTATGTTTTATGGAACAAAAATTACAGCTGCAAGTGCAGACTCTTTAATAATAGTTTCAGAAGAAAGAACTATATCAAAATGAATTAATAATAAATTACAGAATGAAAAAAATAGAAAATTGGTATTTTCATATTTTAAAAGAGAAGTGAAAATAATTTGTTTAGATAAAAAAAGATGAGCTGAAATAAAGATTGATTTTATGGATAGAAAGAATAATAATAAATTGAATAATTATTCAACAGTATCAACAGAAGAATTTTATTCAAACTTAACTTTAAATATTGACGAAGAAGAAAACGAATATTTAAAAAGAGCAAAGGAACTTCTTGGAAATCAAAATATTAAGGTTGTGGACTAA
- a CDS encoding toprim domain-containing protein: protein MDKIVEELKKIDGVTKKSAEKIIFDLIINKDKIDILENILKDIKNIFNECETCFYFKENNLCTFCDNENRNRNIICVVSTKMDAIKIAESNYNGMIHVLNGEINLNKNIGPEKLKMTELFVRINKDIEMLLALNLTFEGEVTSNYIANKAKGICEKISRIARGIPLGGVLDYIDQETLNDAILNRKKL from the coding sequence ATGGATAAAATTGTTGAAGAATTAAAAAAAATTGATGGAGTTACAAAAAAATCTGCAGAAAAAATAATATTTGATTTAATAATCAATAAAGACAAGATTGATATACTTGAAAATATTTTAAAAGATATTAAAAACATTTTTAATGAATGCGAAACATGTTTTTATTTTAAGGAAAATAACTTATGTACATTTTGTGATAATGAAAATAGAAATAGAAATATAATTTGTGTTGTTTCTACAAAGATGGATGCTATTAAAATTGCAGAAAGTAATTATAATGGTATGATTCATGTACTTAATGGAGAAATAAATTTAAATAAAAATATAGGACCTGAAAAATTAAAAATGACAGAATTATTTGTTAGAATTAATAAAGATATAGAAATGTTGCTAGCTTTAAACTTAACTTTTGAGGGTGAAGTTACTTCAAATTATATTGCAAATAAAGCAAAAGGAATTTGTGAAAAAATATCCAGAATAGCTAGAGGAATACCTTTAGGTGGAGTTCTAGATTATATTGATCAAGAAACTTTGAATGATGCAATTTTAAATAGAAAGAAACTTTAA
- the tmk gene encoding dTMP kinase gives MIFISLEGIDGSGKTTISKMIKDNLMQKGYNVLLTREPGGEPLAEEIRRIILDEKTKINPWAETLLYVAARKQHLDSIILPALKEGTIVICDRFMDSTSAYQGYARNIGMADVSELQNIVLGSTKPDLTIFFDITPKESQIRLMNRKRSADRMEQEDQKFHEAVYEGYQILISENSDRIKVVDSRKPISEVIQQVDFLIDNALNERTKK, from the coding sequence ATGATATTTATTTCATTAGAAGGTATTGATGGTTCAGGTAAAACAACCATATCAAAAATGATAAAAGATAATTTGATGCAAAAAGGTTATAATGTTCTTTTGACAAGAGAACCAGGTGGAGAACCACTTGCAGAAGAAATTAGAAGAATCATTCTAGATGAAAAAACTAAAATAAATCCTTGAGCAGAAACCCTTTTATATGTTGCTGCAAGAAAACAACATTTAGATTCAATTATATTACCTGCGCTTAAAGAAGGAACAATTGTAATTTGTGATAGATTTATGGATTCTACTTCTGCATATCAAGGTTATGCAAGAAATATTGGTATGGCTGATGTATCAGAATTACAAAATATCGTTTTAGGTTCAACAAAACCTGATCTAACAATATTTTTTGATATAACTCCAAAAGAGTCACAAATAAGATTGATGAATAGAAAAAGAAGTGCTGATAGAATGGAACAAGAAGATCAAAAATTCCATGAAGCAGTTTACGAAGGTTATCAAATTCTAATATCTGAAAACTCAGATAGAATTAAAGTTGTTGATTCAAGAAAGCCAATTAGTGAAGTTATTCAACAAGTTGATTTTCTAATTGATAATGCACTTAATGAAAGAACTAAAAAATAA
- a CDS encoding tRNA1(Val) (adenine(37)-N6)-methyltransferase, which produces MKVVNKILNYKDLKIIQDNDMFNFCIDSVLLARFWEPSKKYKNILEFGTNNGIIPLILSKYTKENITGVEIQKEACDIANENIALNNLNDQISIVNSDIKEFVLNKNNKYDLLFCNPPFFKVGDNSNLNIRSEKLTPARHEVAITLEEIIKSAKVALKNGGKFLMIHLSERLDEIIILLKKNNFSIKRLQIVYTKHRQNAKRVLIESINDGNNGMKILEPLYIYNEDGNYNKNILEMFGD; this is translated from the coding sequence ATGAAAGTAGTAAACAAAATTTTAAATTATAAAGATCTAAAAATAATTCAAGATAATGATATGTTTAATTTTTGTATAGATTCTGTTTTACTAGCCAGATTTTGAGAACCTTCAAAAAAGTATAAAAATATATTAGAATTTGGAACAAATAATGGAATAATTCCTTTAATACTATCAAAATACACAAAAGAAAATATAACAGGAGTAGAAATTCAAAAGGAAGCATGCGATATTGCAAATGAAAATATTGCCTTAAATAATTTGAATGATCAGATATCTATAGTTAATTCTGATATTAAAGAATTTGTTTTAAATAAAAATAATAAATATGATTTATTATTTTGCAACCCTCCTTTTTTTAAAGTTGGAGATAATTCAAATTTAAATATAAGAAGTGAAAAACTAACTCCAGCCAGACACGAAGTTGCAATAACTCTTGAGGAAATAATTAAAAGTGCAAAGGTTGCTCTCAAAAATGGTGGTAAATTTCTTATGATTCATTTAAGTGAGAGATTAGATGAAATTATTATTCTTTTAAAGAAAAATAATTTTTCTATAAAAAGACTTCAAATTGTTTATACAAAACACAGACAAAATGCAAAAAGAGTATTGATTGAATCAATTAATGATGGAAATAATGGAATGAAAATATTAGAACCTCTTTATATATATAATGAAGATGGAAATTATAATAAAAATATTCTAGAAATGTTTGGTGATTAA